The following DNA comes from Rosa rugosa chromosome 5, drRosRugo1.1, whole genome shotgun sequence.
TCAGGGTTTTCTAATTGAGAGTTATTGAGGGTTCttgggggggggagggggaaTATGATTTTGTCAATGTGCAAGTACTAACATGGTAAACTTCATATATAGATGAACATGAATGTGACTTAGAGacagaaataaaagaaaataaatgtttTCTTTGGGTTGCTCAAGTTAGTATGAGAAAGCTCATGTAAAACTTAACTATGATTTACGATACATATGTTTTATACAGTCATACTACTTCCTTGTCTCACATGAAACAAATTGTTAGACTGAATTTAGCTGAAGTTGGGTGATGTCACTTCCTAATACTCCccacattttaattttcaaatagCATGGTTGGTAGCATGTATCGGAGAGGCATGGCCAATaatattaattaagcaaataaAGTACAGGTTATGCACAGTTTGAAGTTTCAACAGATGTAACATTTTTGTAGTatctgaaaacaaaacaaaaaattgaaattaaatggcTCTTGTGCATATTGTGGAAAGTCCATGTCAAATTGGCAGAATATCAATGTGCATACTGTCCTTTGCAGAAAAAACCCTGTGATATCCATTATCTCTTCtggattttcttttttaatgtgTATCTCTTCAACTTTTCAGGACAAACCTGGTGATATATGTGCTGGATTTACTAATCAAGACATTGCTTCTGAAGAAGTCATTATAACATGCTCTAAATGCCGAATAGCTCATGAACATATGTCATTTGTAAGCTTCTTTCTaactgtttttctttgtttgaatgGTTTTCAAATTTCTCAGTTTATTTACAAACTAATTTTTATGAGCGCATGGCTCCATTACTATTTCGCTCACTATACAGAAATTCAAACTAGCCGCTAAATGATTGTCTTGTTCGTTCTGGAAAAATCTTTCTGAAGCATGTctacaaaaataatagaaatgtttttttttttgttatactCAGCATTGATTTATCATTGTTTTCTAGGATAAAAAAATATTCAGTTACTCGATTGAAGCCATGCAATGCCTCAGCAATTGCTTTCATGTTTCAAGAGAAAGATTTACCATTGGGAGTGCGCCTGTGTGGGAGTCTCATGTTGTGCAAGTTAAATCACTTCTCCTCTCTTAAAGCAGAGTAAGCTTTCAAACCCCCATGAGTTATTAATTTAGCACGTACTTTCACAGTTTCATGTCATGTCATAAGTATCCAACAGTATCAAGAGTTTATCTTTCTGAATTGATTAGTGGTTGTTTCTGAAGATAAATTAATCATCCTCTTATGATTCAACAGAGTTCCAATTGTTaacttttggtttttgttttagtGGTGATATATATGTAACCCCAATGTTAACAACTTCAGGAAAAGTAGGTTGCAGTAGTAATTCTTACATAAAGAAGAGGGATGACAATTAAGCTACCTCTTGCTTATAAAGATGTAGCTAGCGTGCAATTGTGTGTTGTGGAAAAGCTGGTTGAAGCATTGATAAAATGAATCAATCTTGTTTATCCTTCTCTCTTCCTTTCCCTCAACCAACCATCTTCTTGAAATGCAGGTCTGGATTGAAGCTATGCAACGTCTCACTCAACTAGCTAGCACAAGTGGATAACTATAGTTCCAAGTTTTAGGGGTTACATGTGCCTTGAGACGTGTTTGAAGTTGAAGTTGCAGTTGCACATGATTATTCCCATCCAAGTTCTAAGTACAAGTACAGCCAATTATTGAAATCATTGTAAGTTCTTCAAACCACTGCTTCCTCTTCCCTTTTAGTGTTCCTCTTTGACTAGATTCAACCAGTTTTCAAATGCAGTGTACTCTTCTGTAGTCTCTGCTCTATAGGTTATTTACTTTGGCATTTTTTCCTGATAGCtggctttattattattattattattttggatAAATGGGAGCCAAGaggcccaaaaagaaaaagaaaaaaaaaactagactTAAGAATTCCTGATGTGGCTGACTTTATTGTTTTGGCATAATTTGCAATTTTTCACCAGGCTCTATCCTAGGCCAAATGGAAGAACAAGTTGCGCAACTGAAGTGCACTATGTGAAAACTGAGTTCAGTTATCTGCTGGCTGTATGAACCGACTTCTGTCGCACCGCATTTATGTGCTTGCTTGGTGTTTCTTATGGGAAAGCTCTAATTATAACGAATGGAGGCCATAAGCTTGACAGTTATGTATTGTGCGCTTGTTTAGGAGGAACTCAAGTATGATTTTGTAATGCAAGCGTCTTGGTGCTTCCATGTTCATGAGATTCAGTATGGTGGTATGATCTTGTTGTGCATTATGGTAGAGCTCTAGAGGATCTTATGTTTTCAGAGCGTTGCTCTTagttgaaaggaaaaaaaagaaagaaaaaaaatgaatggaGAGATAACTGAAAGATTGAGTGCTTGTGAGCTTTGGGTGTAATTGGGGTTCTCTGTTGAGAAGGGTTGAGAGAGAATGTGAGATTACCTATGAGCGATTCAAagaactttttttgtttttagtttttacgaACTCTGTTAAATCTTCTTTTGACTGTAGTGAATTATCGTCATGGGCTGTGGACGTAACCCAATTTGGGGTGAACCGCATTAAAACCTTTCATCTTATTGACGGTGTTGTCTTTGGTTCTATTTTACATTTTCTTGGCAAGGAATGAACATCTAATGGATGGGAAAAGCTAATCAACATCCTTGTACGTTTCACCATTTGCCTTTTCATTTAGCAGTTTGCTGTTTACTTTAAATAAGGGCTAGCCTGACATCAATCAAAACTCGGATAATTATGGCTGGCGGACAGTAACAGCACATTATGTGTACATTCATATatagagactattgctcttctaTCATCTCACCTACCATGTTGCTACTTTAAGCAATATATCATGAAAGGAATGCAGTGGCGCCGCCCCAGTTGGTCAGCTGAGCTCTTAGTAATTGGCCTTGTTTAGATGTGTTTCATTGTCCGCCTTTATTCTTGATGGAGGCCTCGTTTCTTCTCAAAAAGGTACATAAATCCACATTCAAGTCACATCACATAATCACATTCCAGCAGCAGATTTGGTGACTTGCTTCAGAGCAGTGGCAATCTCATCAGCTGTTGGAGCTTGCCCATTTACAATGGCGACCAGTGGGCTCTGAGGAGGAACAATGTCGTCTCTCAGATAGCTTCCTGATGTTCTTAGCAGCTCTTCAGAACCCTTTCCCACCACCCCTTTCATGATTATGGTCTTGTGAGTCCCTGCTATCATTTCTTCATAATCAGTGTCTCCACTTTCTCCAAGGAACACATACATGTTTGCGACATTCAATCTCCAGCGTACGAAAAGGTACCTATTAACAATCAGGCAGAAAATATGGTACACTATTAAATGGCAGAGCAGTATGTAAAGAAAAATGGAACACCATCCCCAAGCTGCACATAGCAACAATACCTGAGAGCCTGTGCTCGAGAAGCAAGGAGAGGAACAATTTGCATTCGCGTTGAGCTCCTGCAGTACATTGGATGGCAGCGTAGTCCCCGCATCCTGAGTTTCTGTCTTAAATCATCAACTTTCCTTGCCTGCAAAAGCAAACCATTCAGAAACTTGGTCCAAAAGTAAAACCAAGCCCTTTCTAAATTTCCCACTCAGACTAACAAGTTTTATTTACCTTACTAGGATCCTTGATCAAGTATGAAATGCAATGGGCACTGCTTGATTTTATATCTTCTTCAATGTGGCTCGAAGATGTGGAATTCCGTTCACCATCAGGGCCATTTAAGAGCTTCCAAATGGTTTTCTTTAATCCTTCACAACCCCATCGGTAGTCAATGTGTGACGAATAATCTGGATCTGGGAAAAGTCTTCCATCTTCTTCTGTATAAGTACCAGGGTAGTAAACCTCACTTCCACTGCTACAAACCAACGCATCAAACTCATTTGCCTGTACCCTCCCTGATGCCAGAAACTCTACTGTTTCTGATGCTGGCATAGCTGTTAGCAGAGCAAACCCTGTAAATCTTGCACTTTGAGAATCTAGTCTTACAGCCTTAAATATTTCTTGCACAATTTGAATCATTTTCTTTTCAGGAGCTCCAGATTTGTCATAGCAATCGAGTGCTATGACAATCAATTTTCTTCTACGTCTTAACAAGGGATATTTGCTTGCTACATTATCCGGCAGCTTATTTCCTTCTTCATGGTCTTTTGGACCAGAATCTGGTTTCTTGATCTTGCTTAGGACACGCTTCACTTGATCTTGCACCTCATGGTCACCAGAAGCTGCAGTCACATCAAGAGATTCATTCAGTGAGGATTTGTCCCCATCAACTGAGAGCCTAAGAGACATATCTTGCACGTCCTTAAGAGAATCATTGAGGGACTCTTCAGCAGCCATTTCATCCTCTGGGGTGTCAGTCTGCCACTGTGGATGTCTCATGCGGCAGGCTGCTACTCTAGTCAAGTAGGTTCGGCAGTGTTCAGGCCATGAGAAAAGGTGTATGTTTTTCCAACCATTCTTTCTGCACTCAACCCATAAATTCTTTTCCGATAACAACTTCAGCAGTGCATTAGCAATTGATTGCTGATCATGAGGGTCCACAAGCAAACCATTACTAAGCGCCTGAAATTCACAACATGACATAAGACAAGTAATCTGTTGATCATAAATGAAACTATTATTTACTTTCTCCTAGCTTTCATGAATTAAATAGTAGAGTGCAGAAAGTAGAAAAGTAGGAACTATACAACAAATTTTGAAACTTCTCATTATGTTGCCATCTTCCTACTAGGTTAATGAGCTGTAGGACAGATTCACTTTATAACAACTAACAAATAGGAGGTATATGTTGCATGAATTTGAAAGTTGGGTACTCTATACCCGATGTATGTCAACCGGTCCACCATTTTTTGTAGCCACCATCGGAAGCCCATGTGCTGCTGCCTAAATcatacaaaaaatatatattgaatGTGAGAATTGTCACTTTATGGAGAAGACAAAGGTCACAGCAAAAGATGGTATGCAGTAAAAACTAACCTCAATCAAGGTTAGCCCAAAGGGCTCCACTAATGCTGGATTTATGAAAACTCCCTGCCAAGGTTTAAACCCTTTAGAACAGAATCTTTGTTAAACTCTGTATATATCTAAAAACATCAACTAAACCTTTGTTTTTGCTGCAAGCCGGTAAATATCTGGAACATCTGATTGCTTGTGATGCTTTGGATAGGCCACTTGCCCATAAAGATCATACTTATCAATCATTTTCAACACTGTAGTAAGCACACTTGCATTTCCGGTAGACATTTCGTCTATATAGTCCCTATTCCCCATTATCAGTGTCTGTGTATGAGAATATTAGTAAGCTATTCAAATGTATAACAACACTGCTCAATAGTATAATCAACTTATTGCACACATCTACTTACAAGGTTAGCAAGTTCTCTTAGAGGACGGCATTCTCCAAAGGCTTTCAAAAGAGTGGTTATGTTCTTCTTTGGATCTGGCCGTGACAGAGCCAAGATCATTGGCTTGTGAGGATTTGTAAGGAATCTCATCACCTGCCAAAGGATGTGAATTAACAGCATGGTCACAGTTTAATTCACTAATATTTGATAACACAAAAACACTCACTTCTGACCAGATTGTTGGTATTGCTTTTGGGGAAGAAGACCCATCACTGGTACCACCAATAAGCTGGCTAAGTTCCCCATCAGCATCATCTTCTTGGACCATAACATTACTGAAGTCCATGCCAGGAGGTATAACCTGCACAGAAAATGTGCTTAATTGGAAAAAGAAACAATCCCATATTGTAAATCTTATGGTATCTAGTTGCATCTTGAAGCTCGGCCCATATTTATAGAACAGGAGTGCAACTCTAAAAGGGATTGGAAGTGAACTAATTGTGGTGTCATGAGCAAGATTGATATAGAATCCAtatcatatttaattgcttCCTTTCTATTTCTCCAACACTTGAAAAAAATCCTTCATAAGGCAGTGCTAGGTGAAGAAAAtaattatatgtgtgtgtgtgtatcatgAGAGAAAGCAGCTACTAGCTTACCACCATCCTTGGCATGTAACGACCATGGCAATTTACTCCTCTTCTAGCCCGGGCACGCAAAACTTTCTCAAGCTTGACATCAAACCCATCATAAAGTCCCCATTGCTCTTCGATTTCCTGTTTTGTACTTGTAATAACAAGTTCTGCAGCATCAAGGGAAAGCTCTTCCGCCTCTATCCTTCTCATAATCTTATATGTTGAATTAATGTCTTCCTTTGATTGTCGTCCCTGCTTAATAAGCTGTTCAAGCTTGTTTCTTCCAAGTGAGTGTCCTGTTAGAACCATTGGGACATTCAAAGCACCAGAAAGAAGAGCAGCACTATCCCCTGCATCTGCATAGTGGCCATGAATTACATATGGCCAGACAGGCTGGCCTCTCCCAATTTGTTCACCCAAAACTTTGGACATATTAAGAATGTGAGCTAGAGCCCCATCCACAAATTCTTGAATATGGGGCCAGAGTACTTCTTTACTGAGGTATTGGTCGCGAGGACCAAAAGGAATTCTGATTATATATGCTCCGCTGCTTTCTCCTAGATCACCATCACCATCTTCAGGACCTGCAGTTATCATCTCTGTTGGTTCACCATAGCTCCAATCAACCTCAGGAGATGACACTTGGCGAGTAAAGAGATCTACCCTATAAACCCCAGGCATCCTTGCAAGTGCTCTGGCAAGCTCTACCACATATTTGACCTGATATTGTTTCATAAAGCTATGAAGCATAAATTCAAATGCCAAGAATAGGAAAACAAATTAGCTTCATTTTCAAATAGAACAATTAATGCCATGGCCACGGTTACCTGTCCACCTGTATCTGAGTCTCGACCAAGCTCCATGTTTTCTCCCCGGACTAAACCATGCAAACTGTCCATGAAGTAAGTTTGAATTACTGATTAGGAGGACAAATTTAAATGTCTTTGACAAAACTGTTATAGTTGCATAAAATAAGCACTAAGGAGAAACTTTCAAGGACGAAAATAGAGAAATCTATACTTTGAAATTCCAAATGAAAACAGTGGGAGATAAACTATAAACTGCAATCTGTAGGACAAAAGCAATCTGTAACAGGACAGTTATAGTTCAGAAACATCATTGCATGCTGAGTATCCAGCTCTCATAGCATTATGTACCTCATttcactttattttttttttttatccctgATGGACATCCCCACAACCCACCACAAAACTGCAAAAGGGAAAAGCCTATTGATCCTAGCTTATACTGTaaaattttcttcaaaatttcaaaattatctTATTTATCTGTTCATCCATGTTCGAGGCTTAGAGAGAGCACTGAAGAAACAAAGACCAAGCTAGACATCATTCTAGCAAATGTAGAAGTCATGATTACTAAAACTCACCTGGATGCAGAAAAGTCGGAAACTATTTCAGTGAAAGCAGAAAgttaaaagagaaaattctaTATTAACCGAAAACTAGTGGTGAAGCCATgtcaataaaaaaataactaCACCATGATACATGGCATAGAAGAACTATACCTGATCAGAACGACATAtagtttcttttcctttttatcATCTGACCATACTTCCAAATTAGAAACCATTCGCTGGAACTTTCTTCTTGGAGTCTCACATAGCAGCATCTCTGCCAAAGCATCACCCTTCTCTCCTTCGGACAAGTCTTCTGACATGTCTTCGGTTGCATCCCTCCGTCCTTGTTCCCGCTCCCATCTGCGGTTTGCCGACCGTTGAAGTTCCTCCCACTCCAACTGCATGAACCATCAATTTTATGCATAATACTAGTCCAGCTATCCCCTCCACCGCTAAAAGTAATGGCAGCTGGGGCAGAGGATAAAAACTAGAGGGGAATGAACCATATGCCCCAGCTGAATCTTTGAGCAGATAACCAGCAAAATATGAATTGGCCTTTTCTTTTGAAATATTTATTTTAGGGGAACTTCAGCCAGAAACTAGTTCAAAAACATAGTTGGTTCAAAATAAAAGAGTATAAGAATGTGTACTTCAAATAGTCTATGAACAGGTCAGGCAAATCCTCCAAGATTATGCaaactataatttttttttttttgggacgaTTATGCAAAAGTATTCAAAGACAAACATCACAGATTCTTATGCACAAGTAATGAATTTTAGCCTCAATATCCAAGATTCATCAGTCAATCCCTTTCAATATACAGCTccaaaaggatttttttttttttttttttttctcaaatgtTAGCAAATCAGTGGAGATTAACAGTAGCAAAATCATCACTTCCATAACAAATATAACATTCCAAATACCAACAGCTCCGTTTTTCAAGTAAATTTTTTAGAACAAATTTCAAATCAAACCCAGATGTTCTTTATTTCTGATCAAAACCAACAAAGTCAccatgaagaaaaagaaatcagaGGAGGGAAAAACAAGAACCTGTTTCTTCTTACGGGTAAGATGCCAAATGCGCCAGCACATGTTCTCGAGCCTGGAGCTACGCTCTCGTGTGTTGCGTGTAGCAACCACTTTGATCCACGTCCGGTACAAATCCGACTCATCCACACCAGTAACCACCTCCTCCACAAAATACTTAGTCGGATTAAAATGTCCTCCCTCTCTCAGATTCACCGGCATCGGCTTCTGCTCCTCGATCGCCGTCGCCCCGGTGTCAAGTATCGCCTCCAAGTAGCCATTGATCCACTCATTTCCCGCCATCGTCAGTCACTTCCTTGCGCTCCAAGAAATCTCCCACTCCAGGTTTGAATCAAAATTAGGGCAAAAAGAAAGTGAAGGAgttttggtggtggtgggtggtGGGGAGTGAGAGCTAAGATGGGAGCGGAGAGAGAGGAGCACTACGTGGCGGAGAAGGGTGGGGTCGGAGAGGGTGACATGTGGAGAGAAGGATAGGGGAAGATCACGAGAGAGGCGGGGGTATGGTGATACGTGGCCCGTGATGGGTGGGTGCGTCACACTCGTTTCGAGGTCGGACTGATTCCCAATGCGGGGTTTTTGTTGGTTTTTCTGTTTTGCTCCTACCGAGAGATTTGCTGTTACTAACTGCCTCGCCGGATTTCCTTCATGCATgggaatgttttttttttttttatgagtgctcaaaacaaaagaaatttggATGTTTAGATCGGAGGCAAAAAAAAGTCTTTAATCTTTTTataccaaattttttttattattaaatatTAAATAATTACAACCATATATGAGTTCATTAGAAATAATAGACAGTAAAGAAGAACCATCTAACTCAAATTTGAAATGCAGGAAATAAACACGCAGTTTTTATATGCTACCTAAATATTTTTTTGCGGGACCAATGTACATGTAAATGAGGTGAAGAAGCGAAAATATATCAGCACGGACCGGACACTTGAAATTTGTCTTTGTGAGTCAAAATATGTAACACTCAAGTAATTTTTGAGATTGGCTTAAACATCTATTTTTATGGCATTTTAAGTAGGATGATTGGGAAAAAGAATATATCCAACTTaaaattatttaaaattaaCCATTTTCATGACTCCTTTTTCCACTATGGATATTGCAGTGTTAAAGTGGAGAATAATGACTTAGAGGTGGTGTTGGCCTGGATAATTTGAATGAAGTAAAAAGTCTTGGCGTGAttggtaatttttcttttcttttatctttttctaGGATGATTCCAAAACTTATAGTAGTATGAACAAGATTCAGTTATTTCGTTTTGAGTTTTAGGAGCATACATGTTTGGATGAGAATAGAACCAAGACGACTTTCTACCACCCCGACTATGTAAACCATATTGATGAAGGAATTGCCTTCTTTGGATTTGATAGAATATCATTgctcaaagaaaagaaagattcgAACTCTGAAAAGAGTCTATACATCCACTCCTGCAATTTTAAACATGAGGCATATGTGGCAACAGAGCAACTTCCCAGTTCCCACCTAGTACGTACCTTTCCAATGTCCAGAATTGGCTGCAGTTGCGCCAATTATTTTGTCACTCCACCAACACATACTGCCTCCCACGTATAGCATCCAAACAAATTTATATGTCAGGAATCTCATACGTACGCATGCATATGATCCAGACACGTACATGCAGTCATGCAC
Coding sequences within:
- the LOC133708856 gene encoding probable sucrose-phosphate synthase 2, whose product is MAGNEWINGYLEAILDTGATAIEEQKPMPVNLREGGHFNPTKYFVEEVVTGVDESDLYRTWIKVVATRNTRERSSRLENMCWRIWHLTRKKKQLEWEELQRSANRRWEREQGRRDATEDMSEDLSEGEKGDALAEMLLCETPRRKFQRMVSNLEVWSDDKKEKKLYVVLISLHGLVRGENMELGRDSDTGGQVKYVVELARALARMPGVYRVDLFTRQVSSPEVDWSYGEPTEMITAGPEDGDGDLGESSGAYIIRIPFGPRDQYLSKEVLWPHIQEFVDGALAHILNMSKVLGEQIGRGQPVWPYVIHGHYADAGDSAALLSGALNVPMVLTGHSLGRNKLEQLIKQGRQSKEDINSTYKIMRRIEAEELSLDAAELVITSTKQEIEEQWGLYDGFDVKLEKVLRARARRGVNCHGRYMPRMVVIPPGMDFSNVMVQEDDADGELSQLIGGTSDGSSSPKAIPTIWSEVMRFLTNPHKPMILALSRPDPKKNITTLLKAFGECRPLRELANLTLIMGNRDYIDEMSTGNASVLTTVLKMIDKYDLYGQVAYPKHHKQSDVPDIYRLAAKTKGVFINPALVEPFGLTLIEAAAHGLPMVATKNGGPVDIHRALSNGLLVDPHDQQSIANALLKLLSEKNLWVECRKNGWKNIHLFSWPEHCRTYLTRVAACRMRHPQWQTDTPEDEMAAEESLNDSLKDVQDMSLRLSVDGDKSSLNESLDVTAASGDHEVQDQVKRVLSKIKKPDSGPKDHEEGNKLPDNVASKYPLLRRRRKLIVIALDCYDKSGAPEKKMIQIVQEIFKAVRLDSQSARFTGFALLTAMPASETVEFLASGRVQANEFDALVCSSGSEVYYPGTYTEEDGRLFPDPDYSSHIDYRWGCEGLKKTIWKLLNGPDGERNSTSSSHIEEDIKSSSAHCISYLIKDPSKARKVDDLRQKLRMRGLRCHPMYCRSSTRMQIVPLLASRAQALRYLFVRWRLNVANMYVFLGESGDTDYEEMIAGTHKTIIMKGVVGKGSEELLRTSGSYLRDDIVPPQSPLVAIVNGQAPTADEIATALKQVTKSAAGM